A genomic stretch from Pseudomonas sp. MUP55 includes:
- a CDS encoding SRPBCC family protein yields the protein MTEHPLIANHTPQDGQRSGTLTKAERTLSVTAGAALLIHGWRKGGLSGALQTVAGAYAVFRGTAGHCRLKQALTPTPFEQQFSREHHWPISEAITRSITINRPLEEVSTFLARPEQVGPLLRWVDSVEQLAPDVTRWTLRAPAGKRVQCTLIQSETQEPGVLHWKTPGDGRWAHDIALSLSPAPAGRGTQVKAVVVCKPAMGRLGYGLARAISLFSDKALLNALQAVKQQLETGEVSDNRLRPEQDDDFFYVHAADDQVTSDHPTVKTGVAIEGGSH from the coding sequence ATGACTGAACATCCGCTGATAGCGAACCATACCCCCCAAGACGGCCAACGAAGCGGCACGCTGACCAAAGCTGAACGTACGCTTTCGGTGACGGCCGGGGCGGCCCTGCTGATACACGGCTGGCGCAAAGGCGGGTTGAGCGGCGCATTGCAGACCGTGGCAGGCGCCTACGCCGTTTTTCGCGGTACCGCTGGCCATTGCCGGCTCAAGCAGGCGCTGACGCCGACACCCTTCGAACAGCAATTCAGCCGCGAGCATCACTGGCCGATCAGCGAAGCGATCACACGCAGCATTACGATCAATCGGCCCCTTGAAGAGGTATCTACCTTCCTCGCCAGACCCGAGCAGGTCGGCCCGCTGTTGCGTTGGGTCGACAGCGTCGAGCAACTGGCACCGGACGTCACGCGCTGGACGCTGCGCGCTCCCGCCGGCAAGCGCGTGCAGTGCACGCTGATCCAGAGCGAAACCCAGGAGCCTGGAGTGCTGCATTGGAAAACCCCAGGCGATGGGCGCTGGGCCCATGACATTGCCCTCTCACTGTCCCCCGCCCCCGCCGGCCGTGGCACCCAAGTCAAAGCCGTGGTGGTATGCAAGCCGGCCATGGGCAGATTGGGCTATGGGCTGGCGCGGGCGATCAGCCTGTTCAGCGACAAGGCCTTGCTCAATGCGCTGCAGGCGGTGAAACAGCAACTGGAAACCGGCGAGGTCAGCGACAACCGCCTCAGACCGGAACAGGACGACGACTTTTTTTACGTACACGCCGCCGACGACCAGGTGACCAGCGATCACCCGACCGTCAAAACCGGCGTCGCCATTGAAGGGGGATCTCACTGA
- a CDS encoding general stress protein gives MSTQDKKGQMSVNEAGKKGGEATSASHDKEFYQEIGSKGGQNSGGNFKNDPERAAEAGSKGGQNSGGNFKNDPERAAEAGRKGGQNSGGNFANDREKASEAGRKGGENSHGGGRNS, from the coding sequence ATGAGTACTCAAGACAAAAAAGGCCAAATGAGCGTCAACGAAGCCGGTAAGAAAGGTGGCGAAGCCACGTCTGCCTCCCATGACAAAGAGTTCTATCAGGAGATTGGTAGCAAGGGTGGCCAAAACAGTGGCGGTAACTTCAAGAACGACCCTGAGCGCGCCGCCGAAGCCGGCAGCAAAGGCGGTCAGAACAGCGGCGGGAACTTCAAGAATGATCCCGAGCGCGCTGCCGAGGCCGGCCGCAAAGGGGGCCAGAACAGTGGCGGCAATTTCGCCAACGACCGCGAGAAAGCTTCTGAAGCGGGCCGTAAAGGCGGCGAAAACAGCCACGGTGGCGGCCGCAACAGCTAA
- a CDS encoding sensor domain-containing diguanylate cyclase: MKRDTRLVMLLLLVVGCSLTSLTIWKVLSSRERALAEVDVHGLNLTQALNTYTEGIVRQSALLLLGLAERLETEGSGPVQIQRISALIRRQQPLMPQLSGITIYDQQGRWLMSSNRVIPAGANSSARAYFIHHRDDPSGEPFIGPPIQSHTTQEWVVTISRRFNDAAGNFAGVVAVTLGVENFLRVFGKLDVGQDGAIGLSYTDGTLLVRYPFREQDMGRNFSKSPIYSQYLVDRSVGTASYTSSLDGVERLYAFRKSESLPLITTVALGKHEALAAWRMEAALSAVAVTGLLGLTGLIGWFLILDIRRRTQAEEALRIAQQQLLESNRQLELLAMKDALTGLANRRCFDETLALEARRAQRDGTTLALLMVDIDYFKRYNDALGHVAGDACLQKVSRVLEACVRRPSDLVARYGGEEIAVIMPATDSEGAAVVAQLILDRLLQENIQHPGSPFGRVSVSIGVAAAAGIELEAALDLIEAADKALYHAKSAGRNGVAL; encoded by the coding sequence GTGAAGCGTGATACCCGCCTTGTAATGCTGTTGCTGTTGGTGGTCGGCTGTTCCCTGACTTCGTTGACGATCTGGAAGGTCCTGTCTTCCCGCGAGCGTGCGCTGGCGGAAGTGGACGTGCACGGCTTGAACCTTACCCAGGCGCTCAATACCTACACCGAAGGGATCGTGCGCCAAAGCGCGCTGCTGTTGCTGGGGCTGGCCGAGCGCCTGGAAACCGAAGGCAGCGGCCCGGTGCAGATCCAGCGCATCAGCGCGCTGATACGTCGCCAGCAGCCGCTGATGCCGCAACTCAGCGGCATCACCATCTATGACCAGCAAGGCCGCTGGCTGATGTCGTCCAATCGGGTGATTCCGGCAGGCGCCAACAGCAGCGCGCGTGCCTATTTCATCCATCATCGTGACGATCCGAGCGGTGAGCCGTTCATCGGTCCGCCGATCCAGAGCCACACCACTCAGGAGTGGGTGGTGACCATCAGCCGACGCTTCAATGACGCGGCCGGCAACTTTGCCGGGGTGGTCGCCGTGACGCTGGGGGTGGAAAACTTTCTGCGCGTGTTCGGCAAACTCGACGTCGGCCAGGACGGCGCGATCGGCTTGTCCTACACCGACGGCACCCTGCTGGTGCGCTATCCCTTTCGCGAGCAGGACATGGGTCGCAACTTTTCCAAGTCGCCGATCTATTCCCAGTACCTGGTCGACCGCTCCGTCGGCACCGCCTCTTACACCTCCAGCCTGGATGGGGTAGAGCGGCTGTATGCCTTCCGCAAAAGCGAAAGCCTGCCACTGATCACCACCGTCGCCCTGGGCAAACACGAAGCGCTCGCGGCGTGGCGTATGGAGGCTGCGCTGTCGGCTGTGGCGGTGACCGGGCTGCTGGGGCTGACCGGTTTGATCGGCTGGTTTCTCATCCTCGATATCCGCCGGCGGACCCAGGCTGAAGAGGCGCTGCGGATTGCCCAGCAACAATTGCTTGAGTCAAATCGACAGCTTGAATTACTCGCCATGAAGGACGCGCTGACCGGCCTGGCCAACCGTCGCTGCTTCGATGAGACCCTGGCTCTGGAAGCGCGCCGGGCGCAACGCGATGGCACGACACTGGCCTTGCTGATGGTCGATATCGACTACTTCAAGCGCTACAACGATGCCCTCGGCCATGTCGCCGGAGACGCCTGCCTGCAGAAGGTCAGCCGCGTTCTGGAGGCCTGTGTACGGCGCCCTTCGGACCTGGTGGCGCGGTACGGCGGGGAGGAAATAGCGGTGATCATGCCCGCCACCGACAGCGAAGGCGCCGCAGTGGTGGCGCAATTGATCCTTGATCGGCTGTTGCAGGAAAACATCCAACACCCAGGTAGCCCGTTCGGGCGCGTGAGTGTGAGTATCGGGGTGGCGGCGGCAGCGGGTATCGAACTGGAGGCTGCGCTCGACTTGATCGAAGCCGCGGACAAGGCGCTTTATCACGCGAAGTCGGCCGGGCGTAATGGTGTTGCGCTGTGA
- a CDS encoding PLD nuclease N-terminal domain-containing protein, producing the protein MQATYFWIGLMIILLLLDLWVLNSVWRSENSSGSKAGWTAVVVLLPFLGAVIWAVYGPRGVTKGPSSAEHSKG; encoded by the coding sequence ATGCAAGCGACGTATTTCTGGATTGGCCTGATGATCATCCTGTTGTTGCTCGACCTTTGGGTCCTCAACAGCGTGTGGCGTAGCGAGAACTCCTCAGGGAGCAAGGCGGGGTGGACCGCCGTGGTGGTCCTGCTGCCTTTCCTCGGCGCGGTGATATGGGCGGTGTATGGCCCGCGCGGCGTGACCAAGGGGCCGTCCTCGGCGGAGCACAGCAAGGGCTGA
- a CDS encoding DUF6555 family protein — MKNILYIIEYDYHREPKSFIIRAEVMNNAEAWHWACCDAGIGIIPRSRNERIKRISKPLAERYGLENVRWRPSGSVPFIAKPYVPPPPE, encoded by the coding sequence ATGAAAAACATTTTATATATCATCGAGTACGACTACCACCGCGAGCCGAAGTCTTTCATTATAAGAGCGGAGGTCATGAACAATGCGGAGGCCTGGCATTGGGCATGTTGCGACGCGGGAATTGGTATTATTCCACGGTCGCGTAATGAAAGGATCAAACGAATAAGCAAACCGCTGGCCGAGCGCTACGGACTTGAGAATGTAAGGTGGCGTCCATCTGGTAGTGTTCCGTTTATTGCAAAGCCCTACGTACCACCGCCGCCCGAATGA
- a CDS encoding general stress protein, producing the protein MTTSNKNPGNFANDREKASEAGKKGGHASGGNFANDREKASEAGRKGGQNSHGGGRKS; encoded by the coding sequence ATGACCACGAGCAATAAAAACCCTGGCAACTTCGCTAACGATCGCGAAAAAGCATCGGAGGCGGGAAAGAAAGGTGGCCATGCGTCGGGTGGCAACTTTGCCAACGACCGCGAGAAAGCGTCGGAAGCGGGTCGTAAAGGCGGCCAAAACAGTCATGGTGGTGGACGCAAGTCATAA
- a CDS encoding ATP-dependent Clp protease proteolytic subunit, with protein sequence MPLHIINFTGPVTASTCSQLIEKASLAVQQDASGLVVNIATMGGECSYGFTMYNFLRALPIPVHTHNLGTVESMGNIIFLAGERRTACVHSKFLFHPFHWHVQGAVDHSRMSEYAMSLDYDLQLYARIVAERTADAEETLETEKYLIAAPRILDPHQALTTGLIHAIELPVIKAEFVSSFIHS encoded by the coding sequence ATGCCTTTACACATTATTAATTTTACCGGCCCTGTCACCGCGTCAACCTGCAGCCAGCTGATCGAAAAAGCGTCATTGGCCGTGCAGCAGGATGCCTCGGGACTGGTGGTGAACATCGCAACCATGGGCGGTGAATGCAGCTACGGCTTTACCATGTACAACTTTCTGCGAGCCCTGCCGATCCCGGTGCATACCCATAACCTGGGCACGGTGGAGTCGATGGGCAATATCATCTTTCTCGCCGGCGAACGCCGCACCGCCTGTGTCCACAGCAAATTCCTGTTCCATCCGTTTCACTGGCATGTGCAAGGCGCGGTCGACCATTCGCGCATGTCCGAATACGCGATGAGCCTCGATTATGACCTGCAGCTGTATGCCCGCATCGTGGCCGAGCGCACCGCCGACGCCGAGGAAACACTGGAAACGGAGAAGTACCTGATCGCGGCGCCGCGCATTCTGGACCCACACCAGGCGCTGACCACCGGCCTGATCCATGCGATCGAGCTGCCGGTGATCAAGGCGGAGTTTGTGAGCAGCTTCATTCACTCCTAG
- a CDS encoding DUF421 domain-containing protein — MDSVLRAAAIYLVLMILFKVAGRRSLAELTTFDLVLLMVIGEATQQALLGDDFSLTNAVLVIVTLIAIDIGLSLIKQRSRWFSRLLDGGPTVVVEQGRVLHERLKRARLDEDDILEAARSAQGILEIKQIRFAILERNGKISVIPYD, encoded by the coding sequence ATGGACTCCGTGTTGCGCGCCGCCGCGATCTACCTGGTGCTGATGATCCTGTTCAAGGTTGCTGGCAGGCGCTCGCTGGCCGAACTCACCACCTTCGACCTGGTGCTGTTGATGGTGATCGGTGAAGCCACTCAGCAGGCGTTGCTGGGCGATGATTTCTCGTTGACCAATGCGGTGCTGGTGATCGTCACGTTGATCGCCATCGACATCGGCCTGTCCTTGATCAAGCAGCGCTCGCGCTGGTTTTCACGTTTGCTCGATGGCGGCCCTACCGTGGTGGTGGAGCAGGGCCGAGTGCTCCACGAACGCCTCAAGCGTGCGCGCCTGGATGAAGACGACATACTGGAGGCGGCGCGGTCGGCCCAGGGGATTCTGGAGATCAAGCAGATCCGCTTCGCGATCCTCGAACGCAACGGCAAGATCTCGGTCATCCCTTATGACTAA